A single genomic interval of Koleobacter methoxysyntrophicus harbors:
- a CDS encoding small, acid-soluble spore protein, alpha/beta type, producing MTKIRKSQKNKQNKLRDEIEKSKGTLKYEIAEELGLLEKVRKLGWGGLSAEETGRIGGLVAKRKREMRMRGK from the coding sequence ATGACAAAAATAAGGAAGTCCCAAAAAAATAAACAGAATAAATTAAGAGATGAAATCGAAAAATCTAAGGGAACTCTGAAATACGAGATAGCTGAAGAATTAGGACTTCTTGAAAAAGTAAGAAAACTCGGATGGGGAGGCCTTTCGGCAGAAGAAACCGGAAGAATAGGCGGCCTTGTTGCCAAAAGAAAAAGGGAAATGAGAATGAGAGGGAAATAG
- the lpdA gene encoding dihydrolipoyl dehydrogenase, translated as MENQYDITVIGGGPGGYVAAIKGAKMGGKVAIIEKDKLGGTCLNRGCIPTKVLVNSAHVFNTIKRAGEFGIEVKDPAVNVPALYNRKDAVVSRLRQGVEYLIKANKIRLFRGEGKITGENSVEILTDSGEQTEVRTRNIIIATGSEPAKIPVPGIELEGVITSDEALNLKSLPDSVVIIGGGVIGLEFASIFNSFGVKTAVVEMLPRILPQEDEEISRELYGIIKRDRVDIYVNSRVEKIEKGEKGLGVVFEEKGSVRRIEGERVLIAVGRKPVVCEMNGIDITLKGKFIDVDDRMRTNYKNIYAVGDAAGGPLLAHVAFAEGIVAAENCMGRDSKIDYKVVPRCIFTHPEVGAVGLTEEEARRRFRDIKIGKFPFSANGKALAMGENEGFVKIIADSEWNEVLGVHILGPNATELVAEGALAIKLESTAEEIAETIHAHPTLAEGIMECAHDILGAPLHKI; from the coding sequence ATGGAAAACCAGTACGACATTACCGTTATAGGAGGAGGCCCCGGCGGTTATGTAGCGGCAATAAAAGGGGCCAAAATGGGAGGAAAGGTAGCTATAATAGAGAAGGACAAATTAGGTGGAACCTGCCTAAACAGGGGATGTATACCTACAAAGGTTCTGGTAAACAGTGCTCATGTTTTCAATACCATAAAAAGGGCAGGGGAATTCGGGATAGAAGTTAAAGATCCGGCTGTTAATGTTCCGGCTTTATATAACAGAAAAGATGCCGTTGTCAGTAGACTCAGACAGGGAGTGGAGTATTTAATAAAAGCAAATAAAATCCGGCTTTTCCGCGGGGAGGGGAAAATAACGGGGGAAAATTCCGTAGAAATCCTTACGGATTCAGGAGAGCAGACTGAAGTCCGCACCCGAAATATAATAATAGCAACGGGTTCTGAGCCGGCCAAGATACCTGTTCCCGGGATAGAGCTCGAAGGGGTTATAACCAGTGATGAAGCCCTTAACTTAAAATCCTTACCTGACAGCGTAGTTATCATAGGGGGAGGGGTTATAGGTCTTGAATTTGCAAGTATTTTCAACAGCTTTGGAGTAAAAACAGCAGTTGTAGAGATGCTGCCCCGAATTCTTCCCCAGGAAGATGAAGAGATTTCCCGGGAATTATATGGTATAATAAAAAGGGATAGGGTAGATATATATGTAAATTCCAGGGTGGAAAAGATAGAAAAGGGTGAAAAGGGCCTTGGAGTAGTCTTTGAAGAAAAAGGCAGTGTGCGGAGGATAGAAGGGGAAAGGGTTTTAATAGCAGTTGGAAGGAAGCCTGTTGTCTGTGAAATGAATGGAATCGACATTACATTAAAGGGTAAATTCATCGATGTGGATGACAGAATGAGGACAAATTATAAAAACATCTATGCTGTAGGGGATGCAGCCGGAGGCCCCCTTTTAGCCCATGTTGCCTTTGCAGAGGGTATAGTGGCAGCCGAGAACTGCATGGGCAGAGATTCAAAAATTGATTATAAAGTTGTGCCGAGGTGCATATTTACTCATCCGGAGGTTGGGGCTGTCGGACTGACGGAGGAAGAAGCCAGAAGGAGATTTAGGGATATAAAAATAGGGAAATTCCCCTTTAGTGCCAACGGCAAGGCCCTGGCCATGGGTGAAAATGAGGGATTTGTGAAAATCATTGCGGATTCAGAATGGAATGAGGTTTTAGGGGTGCATATATTGGGTCCAAATGCTACGGAATTGGTTGCCGAAGGTGCCCTTGCTATTAAACTGGAATCAACGGCCGAAGAAATCGCTGAAACTATACATGCCCATCCGACCCTGGCGGAAGGGATTATGGAGTGTGCCCATGATATACTGGGAGCCCCCCTGCATAAAATCTAG
- a CDS encoding alpha-ketoacid dehydrogenase subunit beta: MAQITYIQALRDGIREEMQRDENVFIMGEDVGLYGGAFKVTQGLLDEFGEERVRDTPISEAAIAGLAVGAALTGMRPIAEIMFFDFTTLTMDQIINQAAKIRYMFGGKAKVPMVLRAPMGCGTGAAAQHSQSLVALFAHIPGLKVVMPSTPYDVKGLIKSAIRDDNPVIFAEHKLLYWTKGEVPEGDYIVPLGEADIKRKGKDVTVIAGSIMVPRALEAAGILEKEGIDVEVVDPRTLVPLDEDTIMESVIKTGRVLIVEDDCRNNGWGAEVAARIAGGEAFDYLDAPIMRLAGLDIPIPYNPKLEKKAVPQVEDIVDGIKQVLL, translated from the coding sequence ATGGCACAAATTACTTATATTCAGGCATTAAGGGATGGAATACGGGAAGAAATGCAGAGAGACGAAAACGTATTTATAATGGGTGAAGATGTCGGCCTATATGGCGGTGCCTTTAAGGTTACCCAGGGGCTCCTCGATGAATTCGGTGAAGAACGGGTAAGGGATACACCGATTTCAGAAGCAGCCATTGCCGGTCTGGCTGTTGGAGCAGCTTTAACGGGTATGCGGCCCATTGCTGAAATAATGTTCTTTGACTTTACTACCCTTACTATGGACCAGATTATCAATCAGGCTGCTAAAATAAGATACATGTTTGGAGGAAAGGCAAAGGTACCTATGGTTTTAAGGGCTCCTATGGGGTGCGGGACCGGGGCAGCTGCTCAGCATTCTCAGAGCCTGGTGGCTCTTTTTGCCCATATCCCCGGCCTTAAAGTTGTAATGCCTTCAACCCCTTATGATGTAAAAGGGTTGATAAAATCGGCAATAAGGGATGATAATCCGGTTATTTTTGCGGAACACAAGCTGCTGTACTGGACCAAAGGCGAAGTCCCTGAAGGGGATTATATCGTTCCCTTAGGGGAAGCTGACATAAAGAGAAAGGGTAAGGATGTTACTGTAATTGCAGGGTCTATTATGGTTCCGAGGGCATTGGAAGCTGCGGGTATACTTGAAAAAGAAGGAATAGATGTTGAAGTTGTTGACCCTAGAACCCTTGTGCCGTTAGATGAAGATACTATAATGGAATCGGTTATAAAAACAGGGAGGGTTCTAATCGTAGAAGACGACTGCAGAAATAATGGCTGGGGTGCAGAAGTTGCTGCAAGGATAGCAGGAGGAGAAGCCTTCGATTATCTTGATGCTCCGATTATGAGGCTGGCGGGTTTGGATATCCCTATACCCTATAATCCCAAATTAGAGAAAAAGGCCGTTCCGCAGGTTGAGGATATCGTAGATGGAATAAAACAGGTCCTTTTATAG
- a CDS encoding cob(I)yrinic acid a,c-diamide adenosyltransferase, producing MNKPFEKGLIQVYTGNSKGKTTAALGLTLRAVGHGLKVCIIQFLKGSMYTGELFSAQRLYPNVEIYQFGKNCPYASLIKDGFMKCIGCGECFVMREKITPVDREIVSKAVGFAEGVVLSEKYDIVVLDEISHGINVGLIDLNEVLELLNRKPERLELVLTGRNMPEEIIEAADLVTEMVEIKHPFKKGISSRRGIEY from the coding sequence ATGAATAAACCTTTTGAAAAAGGGCTCATTCAGGTATATACCGGCAACAGCAAGGGCAAGACTACAGCAGCCCTGGGTTTGACCCTCAGGGCCGTAGGGCACGGCCTTAAAGTGTGTATTATACAGTTTTTGAAAGGGAGCATGTACACGGGAGAACTGTTTTCGGCCCAGAGACTCTATCCTAATGTTGAAATATACCAGTTCGGAAAAAACTGTCCATATGCATCCTTAATAAAAGATGGATTTATGAAGTGTATCGGCTGTGGAGAGTGTTTTGTAATGAGGGAAAAGATTACACCGGTAGACAGGGAAATAGTTTCAAAGGCTGTAGGATTTGCCGAAGGGGTTGTTTTAAGTGAAAAATATGATATTGTGGTGCTGGATGAGATTAGCCATGGAATAAATGTTGGCTTAATAGACCTCAATGAAGTCCTGGAACTGTTGAACCGCAAACCTGAAAGGTTAGAACTGGTTTTGACAGGCAGGAATATGCCCGAAGAGATTATTGAAGCAGCCGATCTGGTTACAGAAATGGTGGAGATAAAACACCCCTTTAAAAAAGGGATATCCAGCAGGAGGGGGATTGAGTATTAA
- the ptsI gene encoding phosphoenolpyruvate-protein phosphotransferase PtsI, giving the protein MKGIAASPGIAIGHAYVLKEEEILINTQNISESEVDKEIKTFEEAVLKSKQQLERIKTRTELEMGKDKAEIFKAHIMVLEDPALIEEVKQKIRNERIKADNAVDQVIKEFVAVFEAMEDEYMKERAADVKDVGTRLLKNILNIPFQSLADIQDEVIVVARDLTPSDTAQMNKSKVMGFATDIGGRTSHSAIMARSLEIPAVVGLGNISSSTKNGDTVILDGNDGIVIINPDETTLERYLELKEQHKKLQEELAKLRELPAETLDKHRVELAANIGTPKDVKGALDNGAEGIGLYRTEFLYMDRDNLPTEDEQFEAYKAVAEAMEEKPVIIRTLDIGGDKRLPYIDFPEELNPFLGWRAIRMCLDRPEIIKTQLRAILRASSYGKLRIMYPMVSNISEVRRANAILEEAKKELEREGISFDREIEVGIMVEIPAAAVAADILAKEVDFFSIGTNDLIQYTLAVDRMNENIAHLYQPLHPAILRLIKNVIEASHTNGIWTGMCGEMAGDVNAAPILLGLGLDEFSMSAVSIPRVKKIIRSLTLKQAKKIADKALNMESPEDIEEYMKDIVNQILKTE; this is encoded by the coding sequence TTGAAAGGGATCGCTGCATCTCCGGGTATAGCTATTGGACATGCCTATGTTTTAAAAGAAGAGGAAATACTCATCAATACTCAAAACATTTCAGAAAGTGAAGTCGATAAAGAAATAAAAACCTTTGAAGAGGCAGTTTTAAAGTCAAAACAGCAGTTAGAAAGAATTAAAACCAGAACGGAACTTGAAATGGGTAAAGACAAAGCGGAAATATTTAAAGCCCATATAATGGTGTTGGAAGACCCGGCCCTTATAGAGGAAGTGAAGCAGAAGATTAGAAACGAAAGGATTAAAGCCGATAATGCCGTTGATCAGGTTATAAAGGAATTTGTTGCAGTGTTTGAAGCAATGGAAGACGAATACATGAAAGAGAGGGCTGCCGATGTTAAGGATGTGGGCACAAGGCTGTTAAAAAACATATTAAATATTCCCTTTCAGAGCCTTGCCGACATCCAGGACGAAGTTATAGTTGTCGCCAGGGATTTAACACCTTCAGATACCGCTCAGATGAATAAAAGTAAGGTAATGGGTTTTGCCACAGATATCGGAGGGCGTACTTCCCATTCCGCTATTATGGCCAGGTCCCTGGAGATTCCGGCCGTTGTCGGGTTAGGCAATATTTCATCCAGCACGAAAAATGGAGATACGGTTATACTGGACGGCAATGATGGGATAGTTATCATAAATCCCGATGAAACTACCCTTGAAAGGTATTTGGAATTAAAAGAGCAACACAAAAAATTGCAGGAGGAACTGGCTAAATTAAGGGAACTTCCTGCTGAAACATTGGATAAACACAGGGTAGAACTGGCGGCAAACATAGGGACACCAAAAGATGTAAAAGGTGCCCTCGATAATGGTGCTGAAGGTATCGGCCTTTACAGGACGGAGTTTTTATATATGGATAGGGATAACCTTCCGACAGAAGATGAGCAGTTTGAGGCTTACAAAGCCGTTGCCGAAGCCATGGAGGAAAAACCGGTAATAATCAGGACCCTTGATATCGGTGGAGATAAGAGGCTTCCGTATATTGATTTCCCGGAGGAATTAAACCCGTTCCTGGGTTGGAGGGCAATAAGGATGTGTCTTGACAGGCCGGAAATAATAAAAACCCAGTTAAGGGCAATTCTTAGGGCCAGTTCCTACGGGAAACTGCGAATTATGTATCCCATGGTTTCGAATATTTCCGAGGTTAGAAGGGCGAATGCCATCTTAGAAGAAGCCAAAAAGGAGCTCGAAAGAGAGGGGATATCCTTTGACAGAGAGATAGAAGTGGGGATAATGGTAGAAATCCCAGCAGCAGCTGTTGCAGCTGATATACTGGCAAAAGAAGTGGATTTCTTCAGTATAGGTACAAATGACCTGATTCAGTATACCCTGGCGGTTGACCGGATGAACGAAAATATTGCCCATCTGTATCAGCCCCTTCACCCGGCTATTTTACGCCTGATTAAAAATGTGATCGAGGCATCTCATACCAATGGAATATGGACGGGTATGTGCGGCGAAATGGCCGGTGATGTTAATGCAGCTCCTATACTTCTGGGTCTCGGCCTTGATGAGTTTTCAATGAGCGCCGTTTCCATACCGCGGGTTAAGAAGATAATAAGGTCGCTGACCTTAAAGCAGGCAAAAAAAATAGCCGATAAAGCCTTAAACATGGAATCCCCTGAAGATATAGAAGAATATATGAAGGATATTGTTAATCAAATTTTAAAAACTGAATAA
- a CDS encoding FecCD family ABC transporter permease, with the protein MGNVYKRKKWLKIFFVLIILLLISIVFSLGIGAVKIPAGDIIGIFVKRILYPGSQLNPSWPESFETIILNIRLPRVALAALVGMALALAGTTYQGIFINPMADPYIIGASSGASLGASIAIALSLNFSFLGISSVPFFAFLGSLGTVALVYRLAKTGEKIPVMTLLLSGIAVTTFVSAFVSLFVYFSGQRLHQILFWMMGGFASASWLYVKMIFPYVILGFAVNLFFARELNIMLLGEETAYHLGVSVEKLKKMLLISSSILTAAAVSVSGIIGFVGLVVPHMVRLVVGPDHRILVPSSALFGASYLILADTIARSVLPPEEIPVGIITSIFGGPFFIYLLKRRKDQIFLGG; encoded by the coding sequence ATGGGAAATGTGTATAAAAGGAAAAAATGGCTTAAGATATTCTTCGTGTTGATTATTCTCCTGCTCATATCAATAGTTTTTTCTTTAGGGATAGGTGCTGTCAAAATACCGGCAGGGGATATCATAGGTATTTTTGTAAAAAGGATACTATATCCCGGCAGCCAGTTGAATCCGTCATGGCCTGAAAGCTTTGAAACCATTATTCTCAATATCAGATTACCCAGGGTTGCCCTTGCCGCCCTTGTCGGCATGGCCTTAGCCCTTGCCGGTACTACATATCAGGGGATTTTTATTAATCCTATGGCTGACCCTTACATTATAGGAGCGTCTTCCGGAGCATCCCTTGGGGCGTCAATAGCTATTGCACTGTCTTTAAATTTCAGTTTCTTGGGCATAAGCTCCGTCCCCTTTTTCGCCTTTTTGGGGTCATTGGGGACTGTTGCCCTGGTGTACAGACTGGCTAAAACAGGTGAAAAGATTCCGGTAATGACCCTTCTGCTCTCGGGAATTGCCGTTACCACCTTTGTATCTGCCTTTGTTTCTCTGTTTGTATATTTTAGCGGTCAAAGGCTTCACCAGATTCTCTTCTGGATGATGGGCGGATTTGCTTCTGCAAGCTGGTTGTATGTTAAAATGATATTCCCTTATGTTATTCTGGGTTTCGCAGTTAACCTGTTTTTTGCAAGGGAGTTAAACATTATGCTCCTGGGTGAAGAGACGGCCTACCATTTAGGGGTGTCTGTGGAGAAACTCAAGAAAATGCTTTTGATATCTTCTTCTATACTTACAGCTGCAGCAGTATCTGTAAGCGGAATAATCGGCTTCGTAGGTCTGGTAGTGCCCCATATGGTAAGATTGGTTGTAGGTCCAGACCACAGAATCCTGGTACCTTCAAGTGCACTTTTCGGGGCTTCATACCTTATCCTGGCAGATACTATTGCCAGAAGCGTCCTTCCTCCGGAGGAAATACCGGTAGGCATTATAACATCCATTTTTGGAGGGCCGTTCTTTATCTATCTGCTGAAACGGAGAAAAGACCAGATTTTTTTAGGGGGGTAA
- the cobU gene encoding bifunctional adenosylcobinamide kinase/adenosylcobinamide-phosphate guanylyltransferase, whose translation MDKGKLYFITGGARSGKSTFAEKLAASFQKKVLYIATCEPCDEEMVKRVKLHRERRPLSWETIEEPYDVETVISTYGNRYGTILIDCLTLFVTNHLLKTNPIDDYSSEDDREKEVLQHVENMAKWLLAVDAHGIIVSNEVGMGLVPDNPLGRFYRDVLGKANQIAASMAHEVYFMVSGIPLRIK comes from the coding sequence TTGGATAAAGGGAAACTGTATTTTATCACCGGTGGGGCCAGAAGCGGAAAAAGCACCTTTGCCGAAAAGCTGGCAGCGTCGTTTCAGAAAAAGGTACTGTATATTGCTACCTGTGAACCCTGTGATGAGGAAATGGTTAAACGGGTCAAGCTTCACAGGGAAAGAAGGCCCCTTTCATGGGAAACCATAGAAGAGCCTTATGATGTTGAAACGGTAATATCGACCTATGGAAACAGGTACGGCACAATCCTTATCGATTGCCTGACCCTTTTTGTTACCAATCATTTGCTGAAAACCAACCCTATTGATGATTACAGCAGTGAGGATGATAGAGAGAAAGAAGTGCTTCAGCATGTGGAGAATATGGCAAAATGGCTTCTAGCGGTAGATGCTCATGGGATTATTGTATCCAATGAAGTAGGGATGGGGCTGGTTCCGGATAATCCCTTAGGCCGCTTTTACAGGGATGTGCTGGGTAAGGCAAACCAGATTGCAGCTTCCATGGCCCATGAAGTGTATTTTATGGTTTCTGGAATCCCTTTAAGGATAAAATAA
- a CDS encoding dihydrolipoamide acetyltransferase family protein yields the protein MATLVKMPKLGLTMTEGTIVKWLKKEGETVEKGEPLLEILTDKATLEEESPASGILKKVLYQEGAVVGIGKTIAVIAKEDEDIAGLDLEGEYDTPPSEKGKNAAGIQNKGEKKPVTASDRVKASPAAKRRAREEGIDIGQVQGTGPGGRIIEQDIIDFVKSAKTKVSPTAEKIAVSKGIDVKEIVPEKGIRVMKEDVLKAVGRGKKTPLSGMRKIIADKMVLSKNTIPHYYVSMDVDMTEAVRLRENINGFLKDSDIKLSYNDILIKASSLAIREFPVVNSYVDGEAVVFKEEINIGIAVALEDGLIVPVIKNADKKGLKQIAFEREQLIEKARTNKLLPDEFSGGSFTISSLGMFGVDRFTAIINHPETAILAVGRIKKQPVVEEDNIVIRPIMNLTLSADHRVIDGALAAAFLNKIKEYLENPFLQLMEG from the coding sequence ATGGCAACACTGGTTAAAATGCCCAAATTGGGTCTAACAATGACAGAGGGGACTATAGTAAAGTGGTTAAAAAAGGAGGGCGAAACCGTAGAAAAAGGAGAACCCCTCTTAGAAATTCTTACAGATAAGGCAACACTGGAGGAGGAATCTCCGGCTTCAGGAATTTTAAAGAAGGTGTTGTACCAGGAGGGAGCGGTTGTAGGAATAGGCAAAACTATTGCGGTGATAGCAAAGGAAGATGAGGATATAGCCGGATTGGATCTGGAAGGGGAATATGATACACCCCCTTCGGAAAAGGGAAAAAATGCAGCGGGAATCCAGAACAAAGGGGAAAAGAAACCCGTTACGGCATCGGACAGGGTCAAGGCATCACCGGCCGCCAAAAGAAGGGCCAGGGAAGAAGGTATTGACATAGGACAGGTTCAAGGAACAGGACCCGGCGGTCGGATTATTGAACAGGATATTATCGATTTTGTAAAATCCGCTAAAACGAAGGTATCACCTACCGCAGAAAAGATTGCGGTGTCTAAAGGCATTGACGTAAAAGAAATCGTTCCTGAAAAAGGTATAAGGGTTATGAAAGAGGATGTATTGAAGGCTGTAGGCCGCGGGAAGAAAACACCGCTGTCGGGGATGAGAAAGATAATTGCCGACAAGATGGTATTGAGTAAAAATACCATTCCCCATTATTATGTCAGTATGGATGTGGATATGACGGAGGCCGTCCGGTTAAGGGAAAATATAAATGGCTTTTTAAAGGATTCGGACATAAAACTTTCATATAATGATATTTTAATCAAGGCATCTTCCCTTGCCATAAGGGAATTCCCTGTAGTCAACAGCTATGTGGATGGGGAGGCAGTTGTATTCAAAGAAGAAATAAATATAGGTATTGCCGTTGCCCTTGAAGACGGCTTGATCGTGCCTGTGATTAAAAACGCCGATAAAAAGGGCCTAAAACAGATCGCATTTGAAAGGGAACAGCTGATCGAAAAGGCCAGGACGAATAAGCTGCTGCCCGATGAATTTTCAGGGGGTTCCTTTACTATTTCCAGCTTAGGGATGTTCGGGGTGGATAGATTTACTGCAATAATAAACCATCCCGAAACGGCTATTCTCGCTGTTGGAAGGATAAAAAAACAGCCGGTTGTTGAAGAAGATAATATTGTAATAAGGCCTATAATGAATTTAACCCTTTCTGCCGACCACCGGGTTATCGATGGGGCTTTAGCTGCAGCTTTCCTTAATAAGATAAAAGAGTATCTCGAAAACCCGTTTTTACAGCTTATGGAGGGTTAA
- a CDS encoding ABC transporter substrate-binding protein yields MVLKRRGITLTVIFLLLIFLLLTGCSKKTGDIVKDSEGFPVHIVDDMGRNVVIDREPQRIISLAPSNTEILFALNLGERIVGVTEYCDYPQEANNKEKIGGFSTPNIEKVISLNPDLVIATSMHQKAVEELERLGVPVIVLFPKKVSDVLKNITLIGRATGQEDVAEGLVKDLKARMDAVTDKTGKIPEGKRPRVYYEVWHDPLITAGPDTFVDDLITLAGGINIAGDSKSSYPEISLEVVIQKDPQIFIYSHHGDSRQDIGQIYSRQNWQDISAIKDRKIYTIDQNLVQRGTPRLVDGLEELAKMLHPDLF; encoded by the coding sequence ATGGTATTGAAAAGAAGGGGAATAACATTAACCGTAATTTTCCTTTTGCTGATATTTTTACTTTTAACCGGCTGTTCGAAAAAAACCGGAGATATTGTAAAGGATTCAGAAGGATTTCCCGTTCATATAGTCGATGATATGGGGAGAAACGTTGTTATAGACCGGGAACCTCAAAGGATAATTTCCCTTGCGCCGAGCAATACGGAAATCCTCTTTGCACTGAACCTGGGAGAAAGAATTGTCGGGGTTACGGAATATTGTGATTATCCTCAGGAAGCAAATAATAAGGAAAAGATAGGAGGATTTTCAACACCGAATATTGAAAAGGTCATATCCCTTAATCCCGATCTGGTAATAGCAACCAGTATGCATCAAAAAGCGGTAGAAGAGCTTGAAAGGCTGGGAGTCCCTGTTATAGTCCTGTTCCCCAAAAAGGTATCGGACGTGCTGAAAAATATAACCCTTATTGGCAGGGCTACAGGTCAGGAGGATGTGGCAGAAGGTCTTGTTAAAGACCTTAAAGCACGAATGGATGCGGTGACTGATAAGACGGGGAAGATTCCCGAGGGAAAACGGCCCAGGGTCTATTATGAGGTGTGGCATGACCCTTTAATAACCGCAGGGCCCGATACCTTTGTTGATGACCTTATTACTCTAGCAGGGGGTATTAACATTGCAGGAGATTCAAAATCCAGTTATCCTGAAATCAGCCTGGAAGTTGTAATACAAAAGGACCCCCAGATATTCATTTATTCGCATCATGGAGACAGTCGGCAGGACATAGGACAGATATACAGCAGGCAGAACTGGCAGGATATTTCGGCCATTAAAGATAGAAAGATTTATACTATCGACCAGAACCTGGTTCAAAGGGGTACACCGAGGCTTGTGGATGGGTTAGAAGAACTGGCAAAAATGCTACATCCCGACCTATTTTGA
- the lipA gene encoding lipoyl synthase translates to MTERLPPWLTRRVPKAEVLEEMKDMLEGLGLHTVCESAHCPNIGECFAKKTATFMILGDRCTRNCRFCAVTSEKPLPVDKDEPIRVARAVENLRLKHVVITSVTRDDLEDGGAFIFASTISEIKKINPPPTIEVLIPDFQGSIQALGKVIDAHPEIIAHNVETVPRLYPQVRPQADYRRSLNIIKMVKDKQPDIYTKSGLMVGLGETKEEVLGLMDDLRGSGCDIITIGQYLRPSSKHLEVKEFIKPEVFEYYKNEALKKGFKHAASSPFVRSSYNSEEFFLTLTKRQ, encoded by the coding sequence ATGACAGAAAGACTGCCCCCATGGTTAACCCGGCGGGTTCCAAAGGCTGAAGTTCTTGAAGAAATGAAAGATATGCTTGAAGGTCTGGGTCTTCATACCGTTTGCGAGAGCGCTCACTGCCCCAATATAGGGGAGTGTTTTGCTAAAAAGACGGCCACATTTATGATACTAGGGGACCGGTGTACCAGGAATTGCCGTTTCTGTGCAGTTACCTCAGAAAAGCCGTTACCGGTTGATAAAGATGAACCTATAAGGGTTGCCAGGGCAGTTGAAAACCTTCGGCTAAAGCATGTAGTTATTACCTCGGTTACAAGGGACGATTTAGAGGATGGAGGGGCTTTTATCTTTGCCAGCACAATATCGGAGATAAAGAAAATAAATCCCCCTCCTACTATTGAGGTCCTCATTCCAGATTTTCAGGGCTCAATTCAGGCCCTTGGAAAGGTTATCGATGCCCATCCGGAAATAATTGCCCACAATGTAGAAACCGTTCCAAGGCTCTATCCACAGGTAAGGCCTCAGGCAGATTATAGGCGTTCCCTTAACATAATAAAGATGGTCAAAGATAAACAACCTGATATATATACAAAATCTGGGTTGATGGTGGGGCTGGGTGAGACAAAAGAGGAGGTCCTTGGATTAATGGATGACCTTAGGGGTTCAGGATGTGATATAATTACAATAGGTCAGTACCTGAGACCGTCCTCTAAACATCTGGAGGTTAAAGAATTCATAAAACCGGAAGTTTTTGAATATTATAAAAATGAAGCGCTGAAAAAAGGTTTTAAGCACGCGGCTTCTTCACCTTTTGTAAGGAGTTCATACAATTCCGAGGAGTTTTTCTTAACACTTACAAAAAGGCAATAA